Proteins encoded together in one Desulfovibrio sp. window:
- a CDS encoding TIGR04211 family SH3 domain-containing protein, giving the protein MRVLRESAAILAILCFPAMAADPQLFVSDVQEITVRTGPSLEHKIVQMAKSGAKLEKIKEEGEWALVRTESGKEGWVLKRYLSSETPVKVQFEEFKSRNSEMLEKAGKVEAIVGKFEEENKNLQRNLSSIQSEHAKLKSEYEILSKANSNVAEMTKSFQEMKAASESAKQDVEKFKRENETLRDISDVKWFLAGAGVFFGGWLFGYLLGRSARKKANRMYL; this is encoded by the coding sequence ATGCGTGTTTTACGAGAAAGCGCCGCAATACTGGCGATTCTGTGTTTCCCCGCGATGGCTGCGGATCCGCAGTTGTTTGTGTCCGATGTGCAGGAGATTACTGTGCGCACCGGGCCTTCTTTGGAGCACAAGATCGTCCAGATGGCCAAAAGCGGGGCGAAGCTTGAGAAGATAAAGGAAGAGGGCGAATGGGCCCTTGTCCGGACGGAATCTGGTAAGGAAGGGTGGGTGCTCAAGCGGTACCTGTCCTCGGAAACGCCCGTGAAGGTCCAGTTTGAGGAATTCAAGTCGCGCAACTCCGAGATGCTGGAAAAGGCGGGGAAGGTCGAAGCCATAGTGGGCAAGTTCGAGGAGGAGAACAAGAACCTCCAGAGGAACCTTTCCTCCATCCAGAGCGAGCACGCCAAGCTGAAGTCGGAGTACGAAATTCTCTCCAAAGCCAATTCCAACGTGGCCGAGATGACCAAGTCCTTTCAGGAGATGAAGGCAGCGAGCGAATCGGCCAAGCAGGATGTGGAAAAGTTCAAGCGCGAGAACGAAACCCTGCGGGACATTTCCGATGTGAAGTGGTTCCTGGCCGGGGCGGGAGTGTTCTTCGGCGGCTGGCTTTTCGGCTACCTGCTGGGCCGCTCGGCGCGCAAGAAAGCCAACCGCATGTATCTCTAG
- a CDS encoding peroxiredoxin — MAGYDEGTAAFDFSLTAAFPGGGEKNVRLGELAGKWVVIFMYPKDSTSGUTVEALEFSERMGEFSRLGAEVYGLSKDSLKSHHGFIAKQGLKVPLLSDPATEALKGLGAWGVKKLYGKESEGVVRSTVLIGPDKVVAKRWAKAASKGHAAEVLAVLETLKKG, encoded by the coding sequence ATGGCAGGATATGACGAAGGAACCGCGGCGTTTGATTTCTCCTTGACGGCCGCTTTCCCGGGTGGAGGAGAAAAAAACGTACGGCTGGGTGAACTGGCCGGGAAATGGGTGGTCATTTTCATGTACCCCAAGGATTCCACCTCGGGTTGAACCGTGGAGGCTCTGGAGTTTTCAGAGCGTATGGGAGAGTTCTCGAGACTCGGTGCAGAGGTCTATGGCTTGTCCAAGGATTCGCTCAAGTCACACCACGGTTTTATCGCCAAGCAAGGGCTTAAGGTACCGCTTCTGAGCGATCCCGCCACCGAAGCACTCAAAGGCTTGGGCGCCTGGGGGGTCAAGAAGCTCTACGGGAAGGAGTCTGAGGGGGTGGTCCGATCGACCGTGCTGATCGGCCCGGACAAAGTGGTGGCAAAACGTTGGGCGAAAGCTGCCAGCAAAGGCCACGCCGCGGAAGTGCTGGCCGTTCTCGAGACGCTGAAAAAAGGCTGA